A genomic stretch from Enterobacter oligotrophicus includes:
- the hslU gene encoding HslU--HslV peptidase ATPase subunit, whose translation MSEMTPREIVSELNKHIIGQDNAKRSVAIALRNRWRRMQLDEELRHEVTPKNILMIGPTGVGKTEIARRLAKLANAPFIKVEATKFTEVGYVGKEVDSIIRDLTDSAIKMVRVQAIEKNRYRAEEMAEERILDVLIPPAKNNWGQAEQQAEPSAARQAFRKKLREGQLDDKEIEIDLAAAPMGVEIMAPPGMEEMTSQLQSMFQNLGGQKQKARKLKIKDAMKLLIEEEAAKLVNPEELKQDAIDAVEQHGIVFIDEIDKICKRGGNSSGPDVSREGVQRDLLPLVEGCTVSTKHGMVKTDHILFIASGAFQVASPSDLIPELQGRLPIRVELQALTTEDFERILTEPNASATVQYKALMATEGVNLEFTEDGIKRIAQAAWQVNETTENIGARRLHTVLERLVEDISYDASDLNGQTITIDAEYVSKHLDALVADEDLSRFIL comes from the coding sequence ATGTCTGAAATGACCCCACGCGAAATTGTCAGCGAACTGAACAAACACATTATCGGCCAGGATAACGCCAAGCGTTCCGTGGCTATCGCCCTGCGTAACCGCTGGCGTCGTATGCAGCTTGATGAGGAGCTGCGCCACGAAGTCACACCGAAAAATATTCTGATGATCGGCCCGACGGGTGTCGGTAAAACCGAAATCGCCCGTCGTCTGGCGAAACTGGCTAACGCACCGTTTATCAAAGTAGAAGCCACCAAGTTCACCGAAGTGGGCTATGTGGGTAAAGAAGTGGACTCCATCATCCGCGATCTGACCGACTCGGCGATCAAGATGGTGCGCGTCCAGGCTATTGAGAAAAACCGCTACCGCGCCGAAGAGATGGCGGAAGAGCGCATTCTCGACGTGCTGATCCCACCGGCAAAAAACAACTGGGGCCAGGCCGAACAGCAGGCTGAACCTTCCGCAGCGCGTCAGGCGTTCCGCAAGAAACTGCGTGAAGGCCAGCTGGACGATAAAGAGATTGAGATCGATCTCGCTGCCGCACCAATGGGTGTGGAAATCATGGCTCCTCCTGGCATGGAAGAGATGACCAGCCAGCTGCAGTCCATGTTCCAGAACCTGGGCGGCCAGAAGCAGAAAGCGCGTAAGCTGAAAATCAAAGACGCGATGAAGCTGTTGATTGAAGAAGAAGCGGCGAAGCTGGTAAACCCGGAAGAGCTGAAACAGGACGCTATCGACGCGGTTGAGCAGCACGGTATCGTGTTTATCGACGAAATCGACAAGATCTGCAAACGCGGCGGCAACAGTTCCGGCCCGGATGTTTCCCGCGAAGGCGTTCAGCGCGACCTGCTGCCGCTGGTAGAAGGCTGCACCGTCTCTACCAAGCACGGTATGGTGAAAACGGACCACATCCTGTTTATCGCCTCCGGCGCGTTCCAGGTTGCCAGCCCGTCCGATCTGATCCCGGAACTGCAGGGTCGTCTGCCAATCCGCGTTGAGCTGCAGGCGCTGACCACCGAAGATTTCGAACGTATCCTGACCGAGCCGAATGCTTCTGCCACCGTGCAGTACAAAGCGCTGATGGCGACCGAAGGCGTAAACCTCGAGTTCACTGAAGACGGTATCAAACGTATCGCCCAGGCCGCATGGCAGGTGAACGAAACCACCGAAAACATCGGTGCGCGTCGTCTGCACACCGTGCTGGAACGCCTGGTGGAAGATATCTCTTATGACGCGAGCGACCTTAACGGTCAAACCATTACCATCGACGCAGAATATGTGAGCAAACATCTGGATGCGTTAGTGGCAGATGAAGATCTGAGCCGTTTTATTCTATAA
- the hslV gene encoding ATP-dependent protease subunit HslV, with the protein MTTIVSVRRNGHVVIAGDGQATLGNTVMKGNVKKVRRLYNDKVIAGFAGGTADAFTLFELFERKLEMHQGHLVKAAVELAKDWRTDRMLRKLEALLAVADETASLIITGNGDVIQPENDLIAIGSGGPYAQAAARALLENTDMNARDIAVKALDIAGDICIYTNHNHTIEELPSKA; encoded by the coding sequence GTGACAACAATAGTAAGTGTACGCCGTAACGGCCATGTGGTAATCGCCGGTGATGGCCAGGCCACGCTGGGTAATACCGTCATGAAAGGCAACGTGAAGAAAGTACGTCGTCTCTACAACGACAAAGTGATCGCCGGTTTTGCAGGCGGCACGGCTGATGCCTTCACGCTGTTTGAACTGTTTGAACGCAAACTGGAGATGCACCAGGGTCATCTGGTGAAAGCTGCCGTTGAGCTGGCAAAAGACTGGCGTACTGACCGCATGCTGCGCAAGCTCGAAGCGCTGCTGGCAGTAGCCGATGAAACCGCCTCGCTGATCATCACCGGTAACGGCGACGTGATCCAGCCAGAAAACGACCTGATTGCCATCGGCTCTGGCGGCCCTTATGCCCAGGCTGCTGCCCGCGCGCTGTTGGAAAACACCGACATGAACGCGCGCGATATCGCGGTGAAAGCGTTGGATATTGCAGGTGATATCTGCATCTATACCAACCACAACCACACCATCGAAGAATTACCGTCTAAAGCGTAA
- the ftsN gene encoding cell division protein FtsN, which yields MAQRDYVRRGQPAPSRRKKSSSKSKQRNLPAVSPAMVAIAAAVLVAFIGGLYFITHHKKEESDALQGNKVAGNGLPPKPEERWRYIKELESRQPGVRAPTEPSAGGEVKNADQLTDEQRQLLAQMQADMRQQPTQLNEVPWNEQTPAQRQQTLQRQRQAQQQVQQQQQWAQTQPVQQPRTQPQQQPKAQPQKQAAQPYQDLLQTPAHTTAQQPKTQQAAPVTKETEAPKQTAEKKDERRWMVQCGSFKGAEQAETVRAQLAFEGFDSRITTNNGWNRVVIGPVKGKENADGTISRLKVAGHTNCIRLASGG from the coding sequence GTGGCACAACGAGATTATGTACGTCGCGGCCAGCCGGCACCTTCGCGACGCAAAAAGAGTAGTTCAAAAAGCAAACAGCGTAATTTGCCTGCTGTCTCGCCAGCAATGGTCGCCATTGCTGCGGCTGTACTGGTGGCCTTTATTGGCGGCCTGTACTTCATCACGCACCATAAAAAAGAAGAGTCCGACGCGCTTCAGGGCAACAAGGTTGCCGGAAACGGTCTGCCGCCGAAGCCTGAAGAGCGCTGGCGCTATATTAAAGAGCTGGAAAGCCGCCAGCCTGGCGTTCGCGCGCCTACCGAGCCGTCTGCCGGTGGTGAAGTGAAAAATGCCGATCAACTGACTGATGAACAACGTCAGTTGCTGGCGCAGATGCAGGCCGATATGCGCCAGCAGCCTACGCAGCTGAACGAAGTGCCGTGGAATGAACAAACGCCAGCGCAGCGTCAGCAAACATTGCAGCGCCAGCGTCAGGCTCAGCAACAAGTTCAGCAACAACAGCAGTGGGCGCAAACGCAGCCGGTGCAGCAGCCTCGTACGCAACCGCAGCAGCAGCCGAAAGCCCAGCCGCAAAAGCAAGCGGCTCAGCCATATCAGGATCTGCTGCAGACGCCAGCGCATACCACCGCGCAGCAGCCGAAAACGCAGCAGGCCGCGCCCGTCACCAAAGAGACGGAAGCGCCGAAGCAGACGGCCGAGAAAAAAGACGAACGCCGCTGGATGGTGCAGTGCGGTTCGTTTAAAGGCGCAGAGCAGGCCGAAACGGTGCGTGCTCAGCTGGCATTTGAAGGATTTGATTCACGCATTACCACCAATAACGGCTGGAATCGCGTGGTGATTGGCCCGGTCAAAGGCAAAGAAAATGCCGACGGGACGATTTCCCGTTTGAAAGTGGCTGGTCACACAAACTGCATTCGACTCGCATCCGGGGGTTGA
- the cytR gene encoding DNA-binding transcriptional regulator CytR: MKSRKEVATATMKDVAQKAQVSTATVSRALMNPDKVSQATRNRVEQAAIEVGYFPQVMGRNVKRNESRTILVIVPDICDPFFSEIIRGIEVTAAEQGYLVLIGDCAHQNQQEKTFIDLIITKQIDGMLLLGSRLPFDASIEEQRNLPPMVMANEFAPELELPTVHIDNLTAAFNAVNYLQELGHKRIGCIAGPEEMPLCHYRLQGYVQALRRAGATVDPHYIARGDFTFEAGGLALEKLLALPEPPTAVFCHSDVMALGALSYAKRRGLRVPKDLSIIGFDNISLSEFCDPPLSTVAQPRYQIGREAMLLLLDQLHGQTVSSGSRLLDCELIVRGSTQALT; this comes from the coding sequence TTGAAGTCCAGGAAAGAGGTTGCCACAGCGACCATGAAAGACGTTGCCCAGAAAGCACAAGTCTCTACGGCAACCGTATCCCGCGCATTAATGAACCCGGATAAAGTCTCTCAGGCGACCCGAAATCGGGTAGAACAGGCGGCGATTGAGGTGGGTTACTTCCCGCAGGTAATGGGGCGCAACGTTAAACGCAATGAATCGCGTACCATCCTGGTGATTGTGCCGGACATTTGCGATCCCTTCTTCAGTGAAATCATCCGTGGAATCGAAGTGACGGCGGCTGAGCAGGGCTACCTGGTACTGATTGGCGACTGCGCGCACCAGAATCAGCAGGAAAAAACCTTTATCGATCTTATCATTACCAAGCAGATTGACGGCATGCTGCTGCTTGGCTCGCGCCTGCCGTTTGATGCCAGCATCGAAGAGCAGCGCAACTTACCGCCGATGGTAATGGCTAACGAGTTTGCGCCGGAGCTGGAGCTGCCGACCGTTCACATCGACAACCTGACCGCCGCCTTTAACGCCGTGAATTATCTTCAGGAGCTGGGGCATAAACGCATTGGCTGTATCGCCGGACCAGAAGAGATGCCACTGTGCCACTACCGCCTGCAGGGTTATGTTCAGGCGCTGCGTCGCGCCGGTGCCACGGTTGATCCACACTATATCGCACGCGGTGATTTCACCTTTGAAGCCGGTGGGCTGGCGCTGGAGAAACTGCTGGCATTGCCGGAGCCACCTACCGCTGTGTTTTGTCACAGCGACGTGATGGCGCTGGGCGCACTCTCATATGCCAAACGTCGCGGCCTGCGGGTGCCGAAAGACCTGTCGATTATCGGCTTCGATAATATTTCGCTTTCGGAATTTTGCGATCCGCCGCTCTCAACCGTCGCGCAACCGCGCTATCAAATTGGCCGCGAAGCCATGCTTCTTCTGCTGGATCAACTGCATGGTCAAACAGTTAGCAGTGGCTCACGGTTACTGGACTGCGAGCTGATTGTGCGCGGTTCTACCCAGGCATTGACTTAA
- the priA gene encoding primosomal protein N', translating to MPVAHVALPVPLPRTFDYLLPGSMSAKAGCRVTVPFGKQQRVGIVVSVSDKSELPLNELKSIVEVLDSEPVFSTSTWRLLLWAADYYHHPIGDVLFHALPVMLRQGKSASHAPMWYWFATEQGQAVDINSLKRSQKQQQALAALRQGKIWRHQVDELEVNETALQALRKKGLSELASEAPALHDWRDSFSVSGDRLRLNTEQATAVGAIHSASDHFSAWLLAGVTGSGKTEVYLSVLENVLAQGKQALVMVPEIGLTPQTIARFRERFNAPVEVLHSGLNDSERLSAWLKAKNGEAAIVIGTRSSLFTPFKNLGVIVIDEEHDSSYKQQEGWRYHARDLSVYRAHSEQIPIILGSATPALETLHNVRQRKYHMLRLTRRAGNARPAIQHVLDLKGQQVQAGLAPALITRMRQHLQAGNQVILFLNRRGFAPALLCHDCGWIAECPRCDHYYTFHQAQRHLRCHHCDSQRPVPRQCPSCGSTHIVPVGLGTEQLEQALAPFFPDVPLSRIDRDTTSRKGALEQQLAEVHRGGARILIGTQMLAKGHHFPDVTLVALLDVDGALFSADFRSAERFAQLYTQVAGRAGRAGKQGEVVLQTHHPEHPLLQTLLHKGYDAFAEQALAERQTMQLPPWTSHVIIRAEDHNNQQAPLFLQQLRNLLQASPLVDNQLWILGPVPALAPKRGGRFRWQILLQHPSRIRLQHIVSGTLALINTLPEARKVKWVLDVDPIEG from the coding sequence ATGCCCGTCGCTCACGTTGCCCTGCCCGTTCCGCTTCCCCGCACCTTTGACTACCTGCTGCCCGGCAGCATGAGCGCCAAAGCGGGCTGTCGCGTGACCGTGCCGTTTGGCAAACAGCAGCGCGTGGGGATAGTCGTTTCTGTCAGCGATAAAAGTGAACTGCCGCTTAACGAACTGAAATCGATCGTTGAGGTGCTGGACAGCGAGCCGGTTTTCTCCACCAGCACCTGGCGACTGCTGCTGTGGGCGGCGGATTATTATCATCATCCGATTGGCGATGTTCTGTTCCACGCCCTGCCCGTTATGCTGCGTCAGGGCAAGAGCGCCAGCCATGCACCAATGTGGTACTGGTTTGCTACGGAGCAGGGTCAGGCCGTGGATATCAACAGCCTCAAGCGCTCCCAGAAACAGCAGCAGGCGCTGGCTGCACTGCGCCAGGGGAAAATCTGGCGGCATCAGGTCGACGAGCTTGAGGTGAATGAAACTGCATTGCAGGCCTTGAGAAAGAAAGGGCTGAGCGAGCTGGCCAGCGAAGCGCCTGCCCTTCACGACTGGCGCGACAGTTTTTCCGTCTCGGGTGATCGCCTGCGGCTGAACACCGAGCAGGCCACCGCCGTGGGTGCCATCCATAGCGCCTCCGATCATTTCTCTGCCTGGCTTCTGGCGGGGGTCACCGGCTCCGGCAAGACGGAAGTCTACCTGAGCGTACTGGAAAACGTGCTCGCGCAGGGCAAACAGGCGCTGGTGATGGTGCCGGAGATCGGCCTCACACCGCAAACCATCGCCCGCTTCCGCGAACGCTTTAATGCGCCGGTTGAGGTGCTGCACTCCGGGCTGAACGACAGCGAGCGCCTCAGCGCCTGGCTGAAAGCGAAAAACGGCGAAGCGGCGATTGTGATCGGCACGCGTTCCTCACTGTTTACGCCGTTTAAAAATCTCGGCGTTATCGTCATCGATGAAGAGCACGACAGTTCCTATAAACAGCAGGAAGGCTGGCGCTACCACGCCCGCGACTTATCGGTGTACCGCGCCCACAGCGAGCAAATCCCCATTATCCTGGGTTCCGCTACGCCTGCGCTCGAAACGCTGCATAACGTTCGCCAGCGTAAATACCACATGCTGCGCCTGACGCGCCGCGCGGGGAATGCCCGTCCGGCCATTCAACACGTGCTGGATTTAAAAGGCCAGCAGGTGCAGGCCGGGTTAGCCCCCGCGCTTATCACCCGTATGCGCCAGCATTTGCAGGCGGGCAACCAGGTGATCCTGTTCCTTAACCGTCGTGGATTTGCACCCGCGCTGCTGTGTCACGACTGCGGCTGGATTGCAGAGTGCCCGCGCTGCGACCACTACTACACCTTCCACCAGGCCCAGCGGCATTTGCGCTGCCACCACTGCGACAGCCAGCGTCCGGTACCGCGCCAGTGCCCGTCATGCGGCTCAACGCATATCGTGCCCGTCGGCCTGGGTACGGAACAGCTGGAGCAGGCGCTGGCCCCGTTCTTCCCTGACGTGCCCCTGTCCCGTATCGATCGCGACACCACCAGCCGCAAAGGGGCGCTGGAGCAGCAGCTTGCCGAAGTGCATCGCGGTGGCGCGCGCATATTGATTGGCACCCAGATGCTGGCCAAAGGGCACCACTTCCCGGATGTTACGCTGGTCGCCCTGCTGGACGTCGACGGTGCACTGTTCTCTGCCGATTTCCGCTCCGCCGAACGTTTTGCTCAGCTTTATACCCAGGTCGCTGGCCGTGCCGGACGCGCAGGTAAGCAGGGCGAAGTGGTGTTGCAAACGCACCACCCTGAGCACCCGTTGCTGCAAACGCTGCTGCATAAAGGTTATGACGCTTTCGCTGAACAGGCGCTTGCCGAACGCCAGACGATGCAGCTGCCGCCGTGGACCAGCCACGTCATCATCCGCGCGGAAGATCATAACAACCAGCAGGCACCGCTCTTCCTGCAACAGCTGAGAAACCTCCTGCAGGCCAGCCCGCTGGTGGATAATCAGCTGTGGATTTTGGGCCCGGTTCCGGCGCTCGCCCCAAAACGCGGCGGGCGTTTCCGCTGGCAAATCTTACTGCAACACCCGTCCCGCATCCGCTTACAGCATATCGTCAGCGGCACGCTGGCGCTGATTAATACCCTGCCGGAAGCGCGCAAAGTGAAGTGGGTTCTCGACGTCGATCCGATAGAAGGCTGA
- the rpmE gene encoding 50S ribosomal protein L31, with amino-acid sequence MKKDIHPKYEMITANCSCGNSIQIRSTVGHDLNLDVCGKCHPFYTGKQRDVATGGRVDRFNKRFSIPGAK; translated from the coding sequence ATGAAAAAAGATATTCACCCGAAATACGAAATGATTACTGCAAACTGTTCTTGCGGTAACTCTATCCAGATCCGCTCTACCGTGGGCCACGATCTGAACCTGGACGTGTGCGGCAAATGCCACCCGTTCTACACTGGTAAGCAGCGTGATGTTGCAACCGGTGGCCGTGTTGACCGCTTCAACAAGCGTTTCAGCATTCCGGGCGCTAAATAA
- the metJ gene encoding met regulon transcriptional regulator MetJ gives MAEWSGEYISPYAEHGKKSEQVKKITVSIPLKVLKILTDERTRRQVNNLRHATNSELLCEAFLHAFTGQPLPNDEDLRKERSDEIPEEAKVIMRELGIDPDTWEY, from the coding sequence ATGGCTGAATGGAGCGGCGAATATATCAGCCCATACGCTGAGCACGGTAAGAAGAGTGAACAAGTAAAGAAAATTACGGTTTCCATTCCTCTGAAGGTGTTGAAGATCCTCACCGATGAACGTACGCGTCGTCAGGTGAATAACCTGCGTCACGCAACCAACAGCGAACTGCTTTGCGAAGCGTTCCTGCATGCGTTTACCGGTCAACCGTTGCCGAACGATGAAGATCTGCGTAAAGAGCGCAGTGATGAAATCCCGGAAGAGGCGAAGGTGATCATGCGTGAACTGGGTATCGACCCGGATACGTGGGAATACTGA